One region of Solanum pennellii chromosome 6, SPENNV200 genomic DNA includes:
- the LOC107022218 gene encoding uncharacterized protein LOC107022218, which produces MVENGIKSGKIVSQAALKATTQVLQNGSGNIGGKKRREDVTTIVSAPRTHVLGNSPQHYFPSQAPQYSMPYTPYHVFNAQPIAPPSYPQWRAPTPQNHPPPPQVHQNTARIPFRPRPQYKKGNGVKGEFTPIGESYASLFQKLRTLNVLSPIERKMSNPPPRNLDYSQHCAYCSNAPGHNIERCWYLKRAIQDLIDSNRIIVESPSGPNINQNPLPRHTETNMLEMMKGHEEFASPYKQILRVGTGIEMSANVVDLTKMMPLRAENVLEKLSPSNTPILTMKGALEDVWASPSKAKLFVPKGQNKPILIVRGAHIPPVIIRPVSQLPMNNPKAIPWNYEPTVVTYKGKEIDEQIDEVGGITRSGRCYVPMELRKTKNDQIQIKSPVTEGEAEEFLRKMKLSDYSVVEQLRKTPAQISLLSLLIHYDEHRKAVMKILNESHVPSKVTVSQLEKIAGRIFEKLNVSAERARPNNVCVRAFDGSKIDVIGEIELVPTIGPVDLAGRPWVHRAGAVPSMLHQMIKFEYDRQEVIVHGEGDLSIYKDSSSPFIKADNENEALVYQASEVVVIEHVPEGSVISKPNMPIASVMVVNELLKHGFVQGRAYPVSL; this is translated from the exons ATGGTGGAAAATGGCATCAAGTCTGGAAAGATTGTAAGTCAAGCTGCCTTAAAAGCCACAACACAAGTGCTTCAAAATGGTTCTGGAAATATCGGAGGAAAGAAGAGAAGGGAGGATGTGACCACTATTGTATCAGCACCTAGGACTCATGTTCTAGGTAATTCCCCACAACACTATTTTCCTTCCCAAGCTCCACAATATTCTATGCCATACACTCCATATCATGTTTTTAATGCACAACCAATTGCACCCCCTTCTTATCCACAATGGCGTGCACCAACTCCACAAAATCATCCACCACCCCCACAAGTTCATCAAAACACTGCTAGAATTCCTTTCCGTCCTAGACCACAATACAAAAAGGGAAATGGCGTTAAAGGTGAGTTCACTCCTATTGGGGAGTCGTATGCTAGCTtgtttcaaaaattaaggacgTTGAATGTTTTGAGTCCTATTGAGAGAAAGATGTCGAATCCTCCCCCGAGAAATTTGGATTATTCTCAACACTGCGCATATTGTTCTAATGCCCCAGGGCACAACATAGAGAGATGTTGGTATTTGAAAAGGGCCATTCAGGATTTGATCGATTCTAATCGAATTATAGTTGAAAGTCCGAGTGGACCCAACATCAATCAAAATCCATTGCCGAGGCATACTGAAACAAACATGCTGGAAATGATGAAGGGTCATGAAGAGTTTGCATCTCCGTATAAGCAAATCCTTAGGGTTGGAACTGGCATTGAGATGTCAGCAAATGttgttgatttaacaaaaatgatgCCTTTAAGGGCGGAAAATGTGTTAGAAAAGTTGAGTCCATCAAACACACCCATCTTAACTATGAAAGGAGCCCTTGAAGATGTTTGGGCAAGCCCGAGTAAGGCAAAATTGTTTGTTCCAAAAGGGCAAAACAAGCCTATCTTGATCGTGAGAGGGGCCCATATTCCTCCTGTGATTATCAGGCCAGTATCCCAGCTCCCAATGAATAACCCCAAAGCTATTCCTTGGAATTATGAGCCTACTGTCGTGACATACAAGggaaaagaaattgatgaacAAATAGATGAAGTAGGAGGAATAACCCGTTCCGGAAGATGTTATGTCCCGATGGAATTAAGGAAAACTAAAAATGACCAAATACAAATAAAGAGTCCGGTCACTGAAGGAGAGGCAGAGGAATTCCTAAGGAAGATGAAACTATCAGACTACTCCGTGGtggaacaattaagaaaaactcCAGCCCAAATCTCTTTGTTGTCTTTGCTAATACATTATGATGAACATCGTAAGgctgtaatgaaaattttgaatgaatcaCATGTTCCTAGTAAAGTTACAGTGAGTCAGTTAGAGAAGATTGCTGGGAGAATATTTGAG AAATTGAATGTTAGTGCTGAAAGGGCCCGACCCAACAATGTATGTGTTAGAGCTTTTGATGGGTCAAAAATAGATGTTATTGGTGAGATAGAGCTCGTACCAACCATAGGGCCTGTGGATCTCGCT GGGAGGCCATGGGTGCATAGGGCTGGAGCAGTCCCCTCAATGTTGCATCAAATGATTAAGTTTGAATACGACCGACAAGAGGTAATTGTTCATGGTGAGGGGGATTTGTCAATCTACAAAGACTCTTCCTCCCCTTTTATCAAGGCGGATAATGAGAATGAGGCACTAGTTTATCAAGCTTCTGAGGTAGTGGTTATTGAGCATGTCCCCGAGGGGAGTGTCATTTCAAAACCAAATATGCCCATCGCGTCTGTAATGGTGGTGAATGAATTGCTGAAACATGGGTTTGTGCAAGGGAGAGCTTATCCTGTGAGTCTATGA